A genomic region of Sphingobacteriales bacterium contains the following coding sequences:
- a CDS encoding DUF1573 domain-containing protein, translating to MKKLFFVSAICFAVSLVSCKSEPKTDAAAAGTETAAAAADASAATDPAAAAATPATDPAAAEQTVDPDMPKTTVQFAELEYDFGKVKAGEMVTHEYKFKNTGKEPLIISSAKGSCGCTVPEYPKEPIAPGASAAIKVQFDSKGKSGKQTKTVTLQANTDPNPTRLTIKGDVEGDPNAAAAAPAVQVQPAAK from the coding sequence ATGAAAAAATTATTTTTTGTAAGCGCAATTTGCTTTGCTGTATCTTTAGTTTCTTGCAAAAGTGAGCCTAAAACTGATGCCGCTGCTGCCGGTACCGAAACTGCCGCCGCTGCCGCTGATGCTTCGGCTGCTACTGACCCTGCTGCTGCTGCCGCTACTCCGGCTACTGACCCTGCTGCTGCCGAGCAAACAGTAGATCCTGATATGCCTAAAACTACTGTGCAATTTGCTGAATTGGAATATGATTTCGGTAAAGTGAAAGCTGGTGAAATGGTAACTCACGAGTATAAATTCAAAAATACAGGCAAAGAGCCGCTCATTATCAGCAGCGCGAAAGGTTCTTGCGGTTGCACCGTTCCTGAATATCCAAAAGAGCCTATCGCTCCGGGAGCAAGTGCAGCTATCAAAGTTCAGTTTGACTCTAAAGGCAAAAGCGGAAAACAAACTAAAACCGTTACTCTCCAAGCAAACACAGACCCCAATCCTACTCGTTTAACTATCAAAGGCGATGTAGAAGGTGATCCGAATGCTGCTGCTGCTGCACCTGCCGTACAAGTACAGCCTGCTGCAAAGTAA
- the rpmA gene encoding 50S ribosomal protein L27, which translates to MAHKKGVGSTDNGRESHSKRLGVKLFGGEAAIAGNIIIRQRGTRYHLGSGVAMGKDHTIYATTDGYVTFKTGRLDRTFVSVLPSKN; encoded by the coding sequence ATGGCACACAAGAAAGGCGTAGGTAGTACCGACAACGGGCGTGAGTCCCACAGCAAACGTTTGGGAGTAAAGTTATTTGGCGGTGAAGCCGCTATTGCAGGTAATATTATTATCCGCCAACGTGGTACACGCTACCACTTAGGCAGTGGCGTAGCAATGGGAAAAGACCACACTATCTATGCCACTACTGATGGTTATGTAACTTTTAAAACAGGACGCTTAGACCGTACTTTCGTTTCTGTTTTACCTTCTAAAAATTAA
- the rplU gene encoding 50S ribosomal protein L21: protein MYAIVEIAGQQIKVQQGQEIYVHHLGGDTGQKLTFDKVLLTADGNNISIGAPTLSTQVKATIIEHLKGDKVIVFKKKRRKGYRVKNGHRQQFTKIKIDSII from the coding sequence ATGTACGCAATTGTAGAAATAGCCGGACAACAAATAAAAGTGCAGCAAGGACAGGAAATTTATGTACATCATTTAGGTGGTGATACAGGACAAAAATTGACCTTCGACAAAGTATTGCTCACTGCTGATGGCAATAATATCAGCATCGGTGCTCCTACCCTTTCCACACAGGTAAAGGCTACTATTATTGAGCACCTCAAAGGCGATAAAGTGATTGTTTTTAAGAAAAAACGCCGCAAAGGCTATCGTGTTAAAAACGGACACCGCCAACAATTTACCAAAATCAAAATTGACAGCATTATTTAA